The Stigmatella aurantiaca DW4/3-1 genome contains the following window.
CTTGCGGATCTCCACCTCCTCGGCGCGCAGGGGCACCACCACCGTCTCCTCTTGGAAGGAGGCGTTCATCGCCGGCCGCTCCTTCACATCGCGGCGCTCCACGCTCACGCGTTCGCGGCGCACGGGCACGGTGACATGCTGCTCTTCTTCGATGACGTCCTTGTGGACGCGGACCTCACCGGCCTGCGTCTGGTGCTTGATGACGTCCAGCTTCTCTCTGTAGATGGGGACAGTGACCTCATCCTCCGTGGTCCGTCCGGTCTCCAGCGGCAGGGGACGTGCCGCCCGGTCCGTTTCGAGTCCCAACCCCGTGATGGGCGCGGGGTTCGCCCCGATGGCTCCTGGGCCTACGCCCGCTCCACCGCCCGTGCCCGCGAGTACCCCCCGGTCCTCCGTGCCGTCGAACGAGAAGCGGTGCAGCCCTTCCCGGCCGTGCATCAGAACGATTTCTCCATCCCGGATGCCGCTGATCTCCGAGTAGCGGCACAGATAGTCCTTGGGGAAGAAGAGGCCTTTCTCGATGAGGAACTCATCCTCGTTCACGGCAAACACCTTGCCGAGCTTCTCGCCATCAAGGCTGCGAACTGTCATGCCTTCTCTCACGTCGCTGCGCTGATACATGGCTTTCCTCCACGTGCTGGCCTGCCGCAAAGCAAGCACCCGCCTGCTGTCTGCCGTGCGGCCGGATGGTCGAGGGCGGCCGCGAGCAGCTTCGCGTCGCGGAAACCTTCCCCCGATTGAAGGTGTAGGTGAGCCCCACACGTGACACCCCGCGAGGGGAGACCCGTCAGGTGGCTTGGTGGC
Protein-coding sequences here:
- a CDS encoding YsnF/AvaK domain-containing protein; its protein translation is MTVRSLDGEKLGKVFAVNEDEFLIEKGLFFPKDYLCRYSEISGIRDGEIVLMHGREGLHRFSFDGTEDRGVLAGTGGGAGVGPGAIGANPAPITGLGLETDRAARPLPLETGRTTEDEVTVPIYREKLDVIKHQTQAGEVRVHKDVIEEEQHVTVPVRRERVSVERRDVKERPAMNASFQEETVVVPLRAEEVEIRKRPVVEEEVVIRKEAVEDERQIDETVRRERVEIDGDQEPGRKLDLSNDDPLLRRS